One stretch of Paraburkholderia fungorum DNA includes these proteins:
- a CDS encoding ATP-binding cassette domain-containing protein: protein MSDTNSVHYSAADNDASGDDVILALENVYKYFGKVIALSGVTLRLKRGEVHCLLGDNGAGKSTLIKTLAGVHQPSSGQYLVDGQPVLFDSPKDALDLGIATVYQDLALVPLLSVARNFFMGREPEKKLFGFLKVMDLETSAITARDKLAEMGINVRDPHQPIGTMSGGEKQCLAIARAIHFGARVLILDEPTAALGVKQSFNVLKLIHKARAKGISVIFITHNVHHAYPIGDSFTILNRGRSLGTFTKETISKDEVLDMMAGGAEMQKMIGELEGATI from the coding sequence TAGCGCCGCAGACAACGATGCTTCCGGCGACGACGTGATCCTCGCGCTGGAAAACGTCTACAAATATTTCGGCAAAGTGATCGCGTTGAGCGGCGTGACGTTGCGCCTGAAACGCGGCGAAGTGCATTGCCTGCTCGGCGACAACGGCGCGGGCAAATCGACGTTGATCAAGACGCTGGCCGGCGTGCATCAGCCCTCTTCCGGCCAGTATCTGGTGGACGGCCAACCCGTCCTGTTCGATTCACCGAAAGACGCGCTCGATCTCGGCATCGCCACCGTTTATCAGGATCTCGCACTCGTACCGCTGCTTTCAGTCGCCCGCAACTTTTTCATGGGACGCGAGCCGGAGAAGAAACTGTTCGGTTTCCTCAAGGTAATGGACCTCGAAACCAGCGCGATCACCGCGCGCGACAAGCTCGCGGAAATGGGCATCAACGTGCGCGACCCGCATCAGCCTATTGGCACGATGTCGGGCGGCGAGAAGCAATGCCTCGCGATTGCCCGCGCGATTCACTTCGGCGCGCGCGTGCTGATTCTCGACGAACCGACCGCCGCGCTCGGCGTGAAGCAGAGTTTCAATGTATTGAAGCTGATTCACAAGGCGCGCGCGAAAGGCATCTCGGTGATCTTCATCACGCACAACGTACACCACGCGTATCCGATCGGCGATTCGTTCACGATTCTGAATCGTGGCCGCTCGCTCGGCACGTTCACGAAGGAAACCATCAGCAAAGACGAAGTGCTCGACATGATGGCCGGCGGCGCCGAAATGCAGAAGATGATCGGCGAACTCGAAGGCGCGACGATCTGA
- a CDS encoding bifunctional 5-dehydro-2-deoxygluconokinase/5-dehydro-2-deoxyphosphogluconate aldolase yields the protein MDHSSTSSGAATGSTSASRFAPGRSRDVVCLGRLAVDLYAQQVGARLEDVSSFAKYLGGSSANIAFGCARLGLASAMLARVGNDHMGRFLTETLSKEGCDVSHVRVDQERLTALVLLGLKDRDTFPLIFYRENCADMAVDEADFDEAYIASSKALLITGTHFSTEQVNRTSRRALDYARRNQVRTVLDIDYRPVLWGLTGKADGETRFVASEGVTAHLQRILPLFDLVIGTEEEFRIAGGKPELVDALAAVRAVTPATLVLKRGPLGCQIIDGEVPASLDDAPIHGGVEVEVLNVLGAGDAFASGFLSGWLRDQPLEACARAANASGALVVSRHGCAPAMPTPAELDYFLREAKTDPPRMRRPDRDATLARLHRVSPARKQWSEVLGFAFDHRNQFFELAQQTGADEARIARLKGLFVEAVSQTESALELRGKIGVLIDDRYGQDALNAATGRGWWIGRPVELPGSVPLVFDHGRSIGTTLIAWPQEHIAKCLVQFHPDEPIEQRLEQEAQLRALYDATQASGHELLLEVIPPKHAHLPQAPDIVYRALKRLYNIGIYPEWWKLEPMEAAQWKAVDALIAERDPYCRGVVLLGLSAGVEQLNEGFRAAAQSATCRGFTVGRTIFHEASHAWLANEIDDNELIARVRRTFETLIASWRATRGENAAQTGATSHVHQEQAA from the coding sequence ATGGATCACTCCAGCACATCCAGCGGCGCCGCGACCGGTTCGACGTCCGCCAGCCGCTTCGCGCCGGGACGCAGCCGCGACGTCGTCTGCCTCGGCCGCCTTGCCGTCGATCTGTACGCGCAGCAGGTCGGCGCGCGGCTCGAAGACGTGTCGAGTTTCGCGAAGTATCTCGGCGGGTCGTCGGCGAATATTGCGTTCGGTTGCGCGCGACTCGGGCTTGCGTCGGCGATGCTCGCGCGCGTCGGCAACGATCATATGGGCCGCTTTCTCACCGAGACGCTCAGCAAGGAAGGTTGCGACGTCAGCCATGTACGTGTCGATCAGGAACGTCTGACTGCGCTAGTGCTGCTCGGCCTGAAAGACCGCGATACGTTCCCGCTGATCTTCTATCGCGAGAACTGCGCGGACATGGCCGTCGACGAAGCCGATTTCGACGAGGCGTACATTGCGTCGTCGAAAGCGCTACTGATTACCGGCACGCACTTCTCGACCGAGCAGGTGAATCGCACCAGCCGCCGCGCACTCGATTACGCGCGCCGCAACCAGGTGCGCACTGTGCTCGATATCGACTATAGACCGGTGCTGTGGGGCCTCACGGGCAAAGCGGATGGTGAGACCCGCTTTGTCGCGAGCGAAGGCGTGACGGCGCATTTGCAGCGCATTCTGCCGCTATTCGATCTGGTGATCGGCACCGAAGAGGAATTCCGTATTGCCGGCGGCAAGCCTGAACTCGTGGACGCGCTCGCCGCCGTGCGCGCCGTCACACCCGCCACGCTCGTGCTCAAGCGCGGGCCGCTGGGTTGCCAGATTATCGACGGCGAGGTGCCCGCCTCACTCGACGATGCGCCGATTCATGGCGGCGTCGAAGTCGAAGTGCTGAACGTGCTCGGCGCGGGCGATGCCTTCGCTTCAGGTTTTCTGTCCGGCTGGCTGCGCGATCAACCGCTCGAAGCGTGCGCGCGCGCCGCGAATGCGAGCGGCGCGCTGGTCGTGTCGCGTCACGGCTGCGCGCCCGCGATGCCGACCCCTGCCGAACTCGACTATTTCCTGCGCGAAGCGAAAACAGACCCTCCACGTATGAGGCGCCCGGATCGCGACGCCACGCTGGCCCGTCTGCATCGCGTTTCACCAGCACGCAAACAGTGGAGCGAAGTGCTGGGCTTCGCGTTCGATCATCGCAACCAGTTCTTCGAACTCGCACAGCAGACCGGCGCCGACGAAGCACGCATCGCGCGTCTGAAGGGGCTGTTCGTCGAAGCCGTGTCGCAGACCGAAAGCGCGCTGGAACTGCGCGGCAAGATCGGCGTGCTGATCGACGACCGTTATGGTCAGGATGCGTTGAATGCAGCAACCGGACGCGGCTGGTGGATCGGCCGTCCGGTTGAACTGCCTGGCTCCGTGCCGCTCGTGTTCGATCATGGACGCTCGATCGGCACGACGTTGATCGCGTGGCCGCAGGAGCATATCGCCAAGTGCCTCGTGCAATTCCATCCCGACGAACCGATCGAACAGCGGCTCGAACAGGAAGCGCAATTGCGCGCGCTTTACGACGCGACGCAGGCGAGCGGACACGAGTTGCTGCTCGAAGTCATTCCGCCGAAACATGCGCATTTGCCGCAGGCGCCTGACATCGTGTATCGCGCGTTGAAGCGGCTGTACAACATCGGCATCTATCCCGAGTGGTGGAAGCTCGAACCAATGGAAGCCGCGCAGTGGAAAGCGGTCGATGCGCTTATCGCCGAACGTGATCCGTATTGCCGGGGCGTGGTGCTGCTGGGTTTGTCGGCAGGCGTGGAGCAGTTGAACGAGGGCTTTCGCGCAGCGGCGCAATCGGCGACATGCCGTGGCTTTACCGTGGGGCGCACGATCTTTCACGAGGCGAGTCATGCGTGGCTTGCCAATGAAATCGACGACAACGAACTGATTGCTCGCGTGCGGCGCACGTTCGAAACGCTGATCGCGTCATGGCGTGCGACGCGTGGCGAGAACGCCGCGCAGACTGGCGCAACGAGTCATGTTCATCAGGAGCAGGCGGCATGA